The following are encoded in a window of Chryseobacterium sp. genomic DNA:
- a CDS encoding DUF4238 domain-containing protein, whose translation MSVPKNHHYISQAHIRNFFNNEKNEIYLFDKIQNRHYKKNTTKRIFSEKNLNTKRLADSTYDYSTIEEELNQNFEKDFPGCVAIVKKFIETKNLNDETQEALIYLSGYGLIAELRTPFRKKHTDDTLKNGMKIIMEMGTDELKAEYERFFGFDDEVKYSNSLNYIEFANNVIKAMGDLILSIEIPQNENDYFILPDFGAATVRERINNHFNPDAKEIAYIGLPLTSKLYLHFCSSKLKILPRPPGIHYVTSDQIYMLNKANYDYAHQTIACENSEYLQNFIVKFDPLKQRL comes from the coding sequence ATGAGTGTACCCAAGAACCACCACTATATTTCCCAGGCGCACATAAGAAATTTTTTTAATAATGAGAAAAACGAGATTTATCTTTTTGATAAAATCCAAAATCGGCACTATAAAAAAAATACTACCAAGAGAATTTTTAGTGAAAAAAATTTGAATACCAAACGTTTAGCCGATAGCACATATGACTATTCTACAATCGAAGAAGAATTGAATCAAAACTTTGAGAAAGACTTCCCGGGTTGCGTTGCGATAGTAAAGAAATTTATTGAGACAAAAAATTTAAATGATGAGACACAAGAAGCATTAATATATCTATCAGGTTATGGTTTGATCGCTGAATTAAGAACTCCTTTTCGTAAAAAACATACTGATGATACACTCAAAAACGGGATGAAGATTATTATGGAAATGGGAACTGATGAATTAAAGGCTGAATATGAAAGATTTTTCGGCTTTGACGATGAAGTAAAATATAGCAATAGTCTTAACTACATTGAATTTGCTAACAATGTAATCAAAGCTATGGGTGATCTTATTTTATCAATTGAAATACCTCAAAATGAAAATGACTATTTTATTTTGCCAGACTTTGGAGCCGCTACAGTGCGAGAACGTATAAATAACCATTTTAACCCTGATGCAAAGGAAATAGCTTACATTGGTTTACCGTTAACGAGTAAACTCTATTTACATTTCTGCTCCTCAAAACTTAAAATTTTACCTAGACCACCAGGAATTCATTATGTTACTAGTGACCAAATATATATGCTTAATAAAGCAAATTATGATTACGCACACCAGACAATTGCGTGCGAAAATTCAGAGTATTTACAAAATTTTATCGTGAAATTTGATCCTTTAAAGCAGCGATTGTAA
- a CDS encoding DNA cytosine methyltransferase: MEKIKFIDLFCGIGGFRVAMDEACVENNLIPQCVFSSDIDKYCQDSYENNFGHRPAGDITQVDPKSIPDHDILFAGFPCQPFSIIGQMKGFDDTRGTLFFHIANILKEKKPKAFILENVKQLVGHNGGQTLKVIIKTLQDLGYHVQYAVLNALDYGLPQKRERVLIVGHREPILFSFPSPIKPFKPLSEILEKKVDKKHYASDYIRDKRKESHKSAYKLSIWHENKSGNICSYPYSCALRAGASYNYLLVNGERRLTPREMFRLQGFPDTYKIINNDTQAKKQAGNAVPVNLVKATILKLLPFVATTLDMTNLLREYEVEYN; the protein is encoded by the coding sequence ATGGAAAAGATAAAATTCATTGACTTATTTTGTGGAATTGGAGGTTTCAGAGTTGCTATGGATGAGGCTTGTGTTGAAAACAACCTTATTCCTCAATGTGTTTTTTCTTCGGACATTGACAAGTATTGCCAAGATAGCTACGAAAATAACTTTGGACACAGACCAGCAGGCGACATTACCCAAGTTGACCCAAAATCAATTCCAGACCACGATATTTTATTTGCAGGTTTTCCGTGTCAACCTTTCAGTATAATCGGACAAATGAAAGGTTTTGATGATACAAGAGGAACATTATTTTTCCATATTGCAAATATTTTGAAAGAGAAAAAACCAAAGGCTTTTATCCTTGAAAATGTGAAGCAATTAGTTGGACACAATGGCGGACAAACTTTAAAAGTTATTATCAAAACTTTGCAAGATTTAGGTTATCACGTTCAATATGCAGTGCTGAATGCTCTAGATTATGGTCTCCCGCAAAAGAGAGAAAGGGTTTTAATTGTTGGACATAGAGAACCAATTTTATTTTCTTTTCCATCGCCTATAAAACCATTTAAACCACTTTCTGAAATTTTAGAAAAAAAGGTAGATAAAAAACATTACGCATCTGATTACATTCGAGATAAAAGAAAAGAAAGTCACAAGTCAGCTTACAAACTTTCTATTTGGCACGAAAATAAATCGGGAAACATATGTAGTTATCCATACTCTTGCGCTTTACGTGCTGGAGCTTCTTACAATTATTTACTTGTAAATGGAGAAAGAAGATTAACGCCAAGAGAAATGTTTAGATTACAGGGCTTCCCTGATACATATAAAATCATTAATAACGATACTCAAGCGAAAAAACAAGCGGGTAATGCTGTTCCTGTAAACCTTGTAAAAGCCACGATTTTAAAGCTACTGCCCTTTGTAGCTACTACTTTAGATATGACAAACCTTTTGAGAGAATATGAAGTAGAATATAACTAA